A window of Plasmodium malariae genome assembly, chromosome: 5 contains these coding sequences:
- the VPS15 gene encoding serine/threonine protein kinase VPS15, putative yields the protein MGNTLYSNIGHNSSELDEIYCKYLNNLYNIYNYLFKYEHFFFMNSLTLNCFCHVLEGINKNEGHVLIKICKLKNEMPKIKRILYTLKFLFSFDLFPNVLPYNRMSVYENNIYIYRRFIFKNLDHCLSNEKNSNSFYYFFIFQIFLSIIQLHSLGIYHGHIKSENFLIQNNMHVLITDINILNNYLYYIPKISYPISREVSNTHEHSFSCCLTASRYANKRKGRLKRLQEDLFNLGILILEILLKDKNISYLFLNENYGDDNNSNFYSEKRKQTKLYFVENDMKKDQKFGNIMNMSEKKNSEHFVHALSLPFINKKIKNEEKDYFQKNKNLRLNIDKYKYYNYHYINNVNYINIYNDIYNNVTPSLMVNERNIFSHGSYENSFKSKTLIYDSCDEHKGKKEIYYAYSDYEMLNEKKGTKYKHQHNNLNLHTQSKLHADNTYTLFSHLKATNDKHQKERKKRKRKKKKNERYINDGKGRNSYGSSNGINGNSGISGSNDSNDRSTGGSSVRRVCGGAEKTVPYKIWKVVNVVKNPFIIYSLINHFFLQKNMNIFKIFNYWSYHVFPSTYKYVFFPLAILQLHPIFKNSDFFMLLIHFNLPFILFHLDIFAQKERDKYALLKIISNQNIQESNNMDKHYNYDSYEIENNYGTSMFYSEQKHTTNLLNFKKLTYYKNVVNSFTTSVNKYQMKTYIMDTNLNSQVKKQIMQQWKDYKREKRAEKYEERKKGASAYVRKGKKKKKKVYHSKCYFPFPILSYRNTREFYKSFLSFYKVLFYSIFYEEKSYMDLFNYLEICKRTIYSSLFKDFYFKVNGKRDLNEKGTNLENRKNSTSNPGKHMNYRWIFNKDIYQLVNIIICSYNSLLYESTRIIALEILYCIICHITETTLNREVVSFLLFCFNNSNEKIKVIIIKCFYKIINNENCFNPMFLYIDKFLPKLFTLKDSQENYEKYFYAKYLPLFSSAAVHYIYSASLLKNGRGIGGGKSSSNCKREGKIEKSSQSYNKNGNDSRGTNTTLSEVKSMEMLKEIRNQLVNILKCSNHDILYEFYENIIKFCKIMNRKWVKFYILPYILTNIYKPQNPIIRAMCVKICIKIILYINEKEAYEMFYEYLKPLLFEKNEIALQFFLYECNLILKKYYRKCRAKYREKYHEKKHNKMCILFFKRMKLNHLLNHQSLVIRHLVQTLKKNLQKISP from the exons ATGGGGAATACACTATATAGTAACATAGGACATAACTCATCAGAACTAGatgaaatatattgtaaatatctgaacaatttatataacatatacaattatttgtttaagtatgaacatttcttttttatgaattcaCTTACGTTGAATTGTTTTTGTCACGTTTTAGAA ggaattaataaaaacgaGGGTCatgtgttaataaaaatttgcaaattaaaaaatgagatgccaaaaattaaaagaatattatacaCACTTAagttccttttttcctttgatCTCTTTCCAAATGT GCTGCCATACAACCGCATGAGCGTCTATGAaaacaacatatatatttatagaagatttatatttaaaaatttagacCACTGTTTAtctaatgaaaaaaatagcaatagcttttattatttttttatatttcaaatatttctATCGATCATACAGCTTCATTCACTAGGAATTTATCATGGCCATATAAAAAGCGAAAATTTCTTAATACAGAATAACATGCATGTCCTTATAACGGACATTAACATTTTGAACAATTACCTTTATTATATTCCAAAAATTAG TTACCCCATTTCACGTGAAGTGTCCAACACACATGAACATTCATTTTCATGCTGTTTGACTGCGAGTAGGTACGCCAACAAGAGGAAGGGGAGACTGAAGAGGCTACAGGAGGACCTCTTTAACTTaggaatattaatattagaaATCCTGTTGAAAGACAAAAATATTTCgtatttatttcttaacGAGAATTATGGagatgataataatagtaacttttattcagaaaaaagaaagcaaacaaaattatacttTGTAGAAAATGATATGAAAAAAGATCAGAAATTCggaaatattatgaacatgtcagaaaaaaaaaatagcgaACATTTTGTTCATGCTTTATCCTTGCcgttcataaataaaaaaataaaaaatgaagaaaaggattattttcaaaaaaataaaaatttgagattaaatatagataaatataaatattataattaccattatattaataatgtaaattatataaatatttataatgacatttataataatgtaactCCTTCTTTAATGGtaaatgaaagaaatattttttctcatgGTAGTTACgaaaattcatttaaaagtaaaactCTGATATATGACAGTTGTGATGAACATAAAGGAAAgaaagaaatttattatgCGTATAGTGATTATGAAAtgttaaatgaaaagaaaggaacaaaatataaacatcagcataacaatttaaatttacaCACACAATCAAAATTACACGCGGATAACACGTATACGTTGTTCAGTCATTTGAAGGCCACGAATGATAAGCAccaaaaggaaagaaaaaaaagaaaaagaaaaaaaaagaaaaatgagaGATACATAAATGATGGTAAGGGGCGCAATAGTTACGGTAGTAGTAATGGTATTAATGGTAACAGCGGCATCAGTGGTAGCAACGACAGTAATGACCGAAGCACTGGAGGAAGTTCTGTCCGAAGAGTTTGTGGTGGAGCTGAGAAAACTGTGCCATACAAGATATGGAAAGTAGTTAATGTTGTAAAAAATCCGTTCATTATTTACTCACTAATTAATCATTTCTTCTTACAAAAGaacatgaatatatttaaaatatttaattactgGTCTTACCACGTATTTCCTAgcacatataaatacgtCTTCTTCCCCCTTGCAATTCTTCAATTACATcccatatttaaaaattctgaCTTTTTCATGTtgttaatacattttaatttaccattcatattatttcatttagaCATTTTTGCACAAAAGGAAAGGGATAAATATGCTctgttaaaaattatttcgaATCAAAATATACAAGAATCAAATAATATGGATAAGCATTATAACTATGATAGTTACGAAATAGAGAATAATTATGGCACTTCGATGTTCTATTCAGAGCAAAAACACACTACTAATTTAttgaattttaaaaaattaacgtattacaaaaatgttgttaattcatttactactagtgtaaataaatatcaaATGAAGACCTACATTATGGACACAAATTTAAACAGTCAggtaaaaaaacaaattatgcAACAATGGAAAGAttataaaagagaaaaaagggCTGAAAAGTAtgaagaaaggaaaaaaggggCAAGTGCATATGTAaggaagggaaaaaaaaaaaaaaaaaaggtttatCATTCCAAATGCTATTTTCCCTTTCCTATACTATCATACAGAAATACACGCgaattttataaatcatttttatcattttacaaagttttattttattccattttttatgaagaaaaaagttatatgGATCTTTTCAACTACCTCGAGATATGCAAAAGAACCATttattcttctttatttaaagatttttattttaaagtgAATGGAAAAAGAGATCTAAATGAAAAAGGTACCAATCTGGAGAATCGAAAAAATAGCACATCTAACCCAGGGAAACATATGAATTATAGATGGATATTCAATAAAGACATTTATCAATTAGTTAATATCATAATATGCTCATACAATTCACTACTATACGAGTCGACAAGAATAATAGCCTTAGAAATACTATATTGCATCATTTGTCATATAACTGAAACCACATTAAACAGGGAAGTAGTATCCTTTTTGTTGTTCTGCTTTAACAATTccaatgaaaaaattaaagttattataataaaatgtttttacaaaataataaataatgaaaattgcTTTAACCCTATGTTTTTATACATTGATAAATTTTTACCAAAGTTATTTACTTTAAAAGATAGTCAGGAAAATTatgagaaatatttttatgcaaaATATTTGCCTTTATTTTCCTCTGCTGCtgttcattatatttatagtgCAAGTTTGTTGAAAAATGGTAGAGGGATAGGAGGTGGTAAAAGTAGTAGTAACTGCAAAAGAGAGGGTAAAATAGAGAAAAGTAGCCAGAGCTACAATAAAAATGGTAACGATAGTAGGGGCACCAATACCACGTTGTCTGAAGTCAAATCCATGGAAATGTTAAAAGAGATAAGAAACCAACtagttaatattttaaagtgCTCAAATCACGacattttatatgaattttatgaaaatataattaaattttgtaaaattatgaacagaaAATGggttaaattttatattttgccatatatattaacaaatatttataaaccCCAAAATCCTATTATAAGAGCCATGtgtgtaaaaatatgtattaaaattatcttatatataaatgaaaaagaagcGTACGAAATGTTTTACGAGTATTTAAAACCGCTACTTTTtgagaaaaatgaaatagccctacaattttttttgtacgaGTGTAaccttattttaaaaaaatactacaGAAAATGTCGTGCAAAATATCGTGAAAAATATCATGAAAAAAAGCACAATAAAATGTGcatattgttttttaaaagaatgaaaTTAAATCATCTTTTGAATCATCAATCGTTAGTAATAAGGCATTTGGTTCAAACgctgaaaaaaaatttacagaaAATATCACCTTAA
- the PmUG01_05022800 gene encoding RNA-binding protein, putative: MSLTNSSKIFIGSIPKDVTEEELKAEASKYGTITQVYYVPATAQSPRGWAFITYEQRSEAYKAIEALDYKCIFPNSQRPLDVRFASYKYNNSNDMQASSNKNIWQKHVTSDGHPYYYNSVTGHSQWEKPKEITQTNYTGKSGVASFGPPVSARIQRDSNGRNKGYGFVSFNNTESALNAIKGMHGFYVSGKHLKVQLKKGEEHYVQLNQSTQPQLTPAQPYTVQQPMMGNHHQPYMTHLMYGGMDSPNQMRYNTYSLSR; this comes from the exons atgTCATTAACAAAttcttcaaaaatatttatcggGAGCATACCTAAAGATGTTACGGAG GAGGAGCTTAAAGCCGAGGCATCCAAATACGGCACAATAACGCAAGTGTATTACGTACCTGCAACTGCTCAAAGTCCAAGGGGGTGGGCATTCATCACTTATGAACAGAGGTCAGAAGCATACAAAGCTATTGAAGCTTTAGATTATAAGTGTATATTTCCAAATAGCCAAAGGCCTTTAGATGTACGATTCGCTagctataaatataataactcAAATGATATGCAAGCATCAtcaaataagaatatatggCAAAAACATGTAACATCAGACGGACatccttattattataattctgTTACTGGTCATTCACAATGGGAAAAACCGAAAGAAATAACACAAACTAATTATACTGGGAAAAGTGGAGTTGCATCTTTCGGTCCCCCTG TAAGCGCAAGAATACAAAGAGATTCCAATGGCAGAAACAAAGGGTATGGATTTGTTAGTTTCAATAATACAGAGTCTGCATTAAATGCAATTAAGGGTATGCATGGATTTTATGTATCAGGAAAACATTTAAAAGTTCAGTTGAAAAAAGGAGAAGAACATTATGTACAGTTAAATCAGTCTACACAACCACAGCTTACCCCTGCTCAACCATATACTGTACAACAGCCAATGATGGGAAATCATCATCAACCTTATATGACACATTTAATGTATGGAGGTATGGATTCTCCCAATCAGATGAGATATAACACATATTCATTAAGTAGATAA
- the PmUG01_05022900 gene encoding RWD domain-containing protein, putative codes for MDYKSEQLSEKESLSLLYECTNEYICVNDNSFKIFIKNKIKKISFYILFEYTEKYPEEPPLYKIVDSKNLTTTLRENVKLRIHETIENNLGYSMIYNIVENVRAYLSEEVDEKSMYDEMIERKNEPTEHDINENSDDGEKGSDKYEQVLELKELCEERYRVTEEEFDAWRKEFYKDIFLEIKNVNNSENPTGRELFEREKMNLLDADYEESDAKWCNEELFCDIDLDFEKCS; via the exons atggaTTATAAGAGTGAACAACTATCAGAAAAAGAAAGTCTATCTCTTTTATATGAATGcacaaatgaatatatttgtgtaaatGATAACAGCTTTAagatttttatcaaaaataaaattaaaaagatttctttttatatactttttgaGTACACGGAAAAGTACCCCGAGGAACCGCCCCTATACAAAATTGTTGACA gCAAGAATTTAACTACTACCTTACGAGAAAATGTAAAACTACGAATTCATGAGACAATTGAAAATAACCTGGGATATAGTATGATTTATAACATAGTTGAAAATGTAAGg GCATATTTATCAGAGGAGGTGGACGAAAAATCAATGTACGATGAAATGATTGAACGGAAGAATGAACCTACAGAACATGATATTAACGAAAATTCGGATGATGGCGAAAAGGGATCAgataaatatgaacaagtTTTAGAATTAAAAGAACTGTGCGAGGAAAGG TATCGAGTAACGGAAGAAGAATTCGATGCATGGCGcaaagaattttataaagacatttttttggaaataaaaaatgtaaacaatTCAGAGAATCCTACTGGAAGAGAGCTTTTCGAGAGGGAAAAAATGAACTTACTGGATGCGGATTATGAAGAAA gTGATGCTAAATGGTGTAATGAAGAATTATTTTGCGATATCGATTTAGATTTTGAGaaatgttcataa
- the GCN5 gene encoding histone acetyltransferase GCN5, putative yields MEYIVYNKNDDLLNYRNEILKRRRKISSYDDDNDDDNDDDIFKYYDNIIINKENDKCNKFLENNYKQTPCTSFNGRNKWALNEEGKYSLWRKKETKINLYLSGGNYSVDRDKLSKHGCEELHKCYEVEHELIGSVSSNLSNVECQNFIPNVTINNFNSTGNVSINSIDHLNNKITNNNVLGTVNCSEYTNVSITILNKCTKVRMSEYNNNAKWKFDESFRSVNDGKLWSYSKLKNKVYTNNTQCVNIATGLSYEKNDNNLLTSYNSTCYINSKEDMSSCVSTKGHNNGSNNGSNNGSNNGSNNGSNNGSNNGSNNGSNNGSNNGSNNGSNNGSNNGSNNGSNNGSNNGSNNGCNNGCNNGCNNGNGDDEDHNKNYLDRKRGQIADGDEDEGNCKKGKERNASIDFLNKENDGGKKDDKMNDHDQNINNIENNSKANENGTNSTINGNLSTDLRGGIVNNYNDNRKNANCYGKLYSSNEYKNSSVTNKEDINEANNKIMYNSIDGSSGCNENSEQDRLINEQRKMQANSKFENAKSMNVNNNNMSVNNNLSRDNNLSMDNNLSMDNNLSMDNNLSMDNNLSMDNNLSMDNNLSMKNNMNLNSMNINDSNNMMVSAEIKNDQNFTAQKTGSSKNARSANNTMNIANNIPFAKNKNIIANTQMVYMNGECNPSTYKTLSGNKRHRSNKMNEMNRINNSINVKETIEEFRPESKRKELDKTDCIDSSSVPNEKDEHNFVNSMNNLGSNVNMFHISGINNLLNNNNNNMMMMNRMNNNMHVIKNINNSNNNNNNSNNNNNNNNNNNNNNSNSNNSNSNNSNSNNSNSNNSNSNNSNSNNSNSNSNNSNSLISVNNNMQLTNINPYNFSTHPYNNMPMFNPIANASNNFMANGQIGQHMPFNSMNEMQAGGVNCMMMNGNMNISGVNGAISVNVGDNMHSINGNMNMPYLNSAGRNITVPHLGAKDGKGIFGKNSNENNISNNSNNSNSNNINSNNINSNNNNSNNNNSNNSNNNNNNNNNNNSDEYGEQIRKMNSNNANFRNSNKSTNNSENSKKTVKNIRLENLNFSENINLKNVDGLDLSVNFVNGKYSSKLNVDEKIYNIVHYIVKNSLVDYLFDFYNNESLIYKDKVDLSDAISCDSSGMGGISGVSGSPNNNNNNSRGNNIKLMEDEKRDEVKGVTSCYNEGDTKQGYTNDAVNEGKKEKNEKDEKNEKDEKNEKDEKNEKNEKDEKDEKDEKDEKNEKNEKNEKDQNSRSSEKLNNCKMEDGSSFTNNENFFVKENNSIDTKDDENGDANKSTNDKAAESNTVTTGKAITTTNTSITGRENSGDTKFEDKQGTKGADTEQSNKPMEDKNPNENTNESSKNNSSNYDAENAANDNKNESCNDEAERKKKDGPSDEQLNQNVKRDVTKIRIGDSSSSGTAENNKSILIEISKSICSIINLQQLVPVSARLSNPNLIYDPNYETIYSKWKTFLRKEQSSGNLISMTFSRDFLHTVLLCNYVAIIEDLKKTAVKKKIKYFFLHLCLEAGLPINVAQMLFVNATKQSNKLQSLLPSETGLGYLHRDTGGAKEENMGIITFECITNDREPDHLIKLITLKNIFSRQLPKMPREYIVRLVFDRNHYTFCLLKKNTVIGGVCFRPYFEQKFAEIAFLAVTSTEQVKGYGTRLMNHLKEHVKKFGIEYFLTYADNFAIGYFRKQGFSQKISMPKERWFGYIKDYDGGTLMECYIFPNINYLKLSEMLYEQKKTVRKAIHFIKPQVIFKGLNYFLENKGANLHPSSIPGLIEIGWKKENKEVTKKIHNKDIQLKDQILDVLDFLEKQQSAWPFLKPVSLSEAPDYYDIIKEPTDILTMRRKARHGEYKTKEDFGIELKRMFDNCRLYNAPTTIYFKYANELQALIWPKYECISESAK; encoded by the exons atGGAGTACATCgtttacaataaaaatgatgatcTGCTGAATTATcgaaatgaaattttaaagagAAGGAGGAAAATAAGTTCATatgatgatgataatgatgatgataatgatgatgatatatttaaatattatgataacataataattaataaggaaaatgataagtgtaataaatttttggaaaataattataagcAAACGCCATGTACTTCTTTTAATGGTAGGAATAAATGGGCCTTAAATGAAGAGGGGAAATACAGTTTATggaggaaaaaagaaacaaaaataaatttatatctatCAGGTGGCAATTATAGTGTCGATCGTGATAAATTGAGCAAACATGGATGTGAAGAATTACATAAATGCTATGAAGTTGAGCATGAGCTGATTGGATCCGTGTCTAGTAACTTATCAAATGTGGAATGTCAGAATTTTATACCGAACGTTACaattaacaattttaattcGACTGGTAACGTGAGTATAAATTCCATTGAtcatttaaataacaaaataacaaataataatgtattgGGAACAGTTAATTGTAGTGAATATACCAATGTAAGCATtacaatattaaataaatgtacaaaaGTCCGTATGAGtgagtataataataatgcaaaatGGAAATTTGATGAATCCTTTCGTAGTGTGAATGATGGGAAACTCTGGTCATATagtaaattgaaaaataaagtatatacaAACAACACTCAGTGTGTTAACATAGCTACTGGTTTatcatatgaaaaaaatgataacaatCTGCTGACATCTTACAACTCAACTTGTTATATTAACTCTAAGGAGGATATGTCCTCATGTGTTTCTACGAAGGGACA TAATAATGGTAGTAATAATGGTAGTAATAATGGTAGTAATAATGGTAGTAATAATGGTAGTAATAATGGTAGTAATAATGGTAGTAATAATGGTAGTAATAATGGTAGTAATAATGGTAGTAATAATGGTAGTAATAATGGTAGTAATAATGGTAGTAATAATGGTAGTAATAATGGTAGTAATAATGGTAGTAATAATGGCTGTAATAATGGCTGTAATAATGGCTGTAATAATGGCAATGGTGATGATGAAGATCATAATAAGAATTATCTGGATAGGAAGAGGGGGCAAATTGCCGATGGGGATGAAGATGAAGGAAATTGCAAGAAGGGGAAAGAGAGAAACGCTAGCAttgattttttaaacaaagaAAACGATGGTGGAAAAAAGGATGACAAGATGAATGATCATGATCagaatattaataacattGAAAATAACAGCAAAGCGAATGAAAACGGAACAAACAGCACGATTAATGGCAATTTAAGTACTGACCTTAGAGGGGGCATAGTGAATAACTATAACGATAACAGAAAAAATGCGAACTGCTATGGCAAGCTGTACAGCTCTAACgagtataaaaatagtagTGTGACAAATAAAGAGGATATTAATGAGGCAAATAATAAGATAATGTATAACAGCATTGATGGTAGTAGTGGATGTAATGAAAATTCTGAACAGGACAGGTTAATAAATGAACAGAGGAAAATGCAAGCAAACAGTAAATTTGAAAATGCGAAGAGTATGAacgtaaataataataatatgagcgtgaataataatttaagcagggataataatttaagcatggataataatttaagcatggataataatttaagtatggataataatttaagtatggataataatttaagtatggataataatttaagtatGGATAATAATTTAAGCATGAAAAACAATATGAACTTAAATAGCATGAACATAAATGATAGTAACAATATGATGGTAAGCGCCGAAATTAAGAACGACCAAAACTTTACTGCACAGAAAACAGGTAGCAGTAAAAATGCAAGGAGTGCGAATAATACAATGAATATTGCTAACAATATACcttttgcaaaaaataaaaatattatagctAATACACAAATGGTTTATATGAATGGGGAGTGTAACCCAAGTACATATAAAACATTGTCAGGTAATAAACGACATAGatcaaataaaatgaacGAAATGAACCGAATTAACAACAGTATAAATGTTAAAGAAACGATTGAAGAATTTCGTCCagaaagtaaaagaaaagaattagATAAAACGGACTGTATAGATAGTAGTAGTGTACCTAATGAGAAGGACGAGCACAATTTTGTAAACAGTATGAACAATTTAGGAAgtaatgtaaatatgtttCACATAAGTGGAATAAACAACttgttaaataataataataataatatgatgatgatgaatcgaatgaataataatatgcatgtaattaaaaatatcaataatagtaataataataataataatagtaataataataataataataataataataataataataataatagtaatagtaataatagtaatagtaataatagtaatagtaataatagtaatagtaataatagtaatagtaataacagtaacagtaataacagtaacagtaacagtaataacagtaacagtTTAATTTCTGTGAATAACAACATGCAACTGACAAATATTAATCCGTATAATTTTAGTACACATCCATATAACAATATGCCCATGTTTAACCCTATTGCTAATGCttctaataattttatggCCAATGGTCAGATTGGTCAACATATGCCTTTTAACTCAATGAACGAAATGCAGGCTGGTGGAGTTAATTGTATGATGATGAATGGTAATATGAATATCAGCGGTGTGAATGGCGCCATAAGTGTCAATGTAGGCGATAATATGCATAGTATTAATGGAAATATGAATATGCCTTACCTGAATAGTGCAGGAAGAAACATAACTGTTCCCCATTTAGGGGCAAAAGATGGAAAAGGCATATTTGGAAAAAACAGCAACGAGAACAACATCAGCAACAACAGCAACAACAGCAACAGCAACAACATCAACAGCAACAACATCAACagcaacaacaacaacagcAACAACAATAACAGCAACAACAGcaacaacaacaataataataataataataataactcaGATGAATACGGTGAACAAATCAGAAAAATGAACTCAAATAATGCCAACTTCAGAAATTCAAATAAATCGACAAATAACAGTGAAAACAGTAAAAAGactgtaaaaaatatacgcCTTGAAAATCTAAATTTTAGTGAAAATATCAACTTAAAAAATGTGGATGGTCTAGATTTGAGCGTAAACTTTGTAAATGGAAAATACTCTTCAAAACTAAACGTAGATGAAAAGATTTACAATATAGTGCATTATATTGTTAAGAATTCTTTGGTCGACTATTTGTttgatttttataataatgaaagtTTGATATATAAGGACAAAGTGGACCTATCTGACGCTATCAGCTGTGATAGTAGTGGCATGGGAGGAATAAGCGGCGTAAGCGGCAGTCCGAAcaacaacaataacaatagcagaggtaataacataaaattgaTGGAGGATGAAAAGAGGGACGAGGTGAAAGGGGTTACAAGTTGTTACAACGAGGGTGATACGAAACAGGGTTATACAAATGATGCGGTTaatgaaggaaaaaaggaaaagaacgAAAAGGATGAGAAGAACGAAAAGGATGAGAAGAACGAAAAGGATGAAAAGAACGAAAAGAACGAAAAGGATGAAAAGGATGAAAAGGATGAAAAGGATGAAAAGAACGAAAAGAACGAAAAGAACGAAAAGGACCAAAATAGTCGAAGTagtgaaaaattaaataattgtaaaatgGAAGATGGCAGTTCCTTTACAAACAATGAAAACTTTTTTGTTAAGGAAAATAACTCGATTGATACAAAAGACGACGAAAATGGAGATGCAAATAAAAGCACAAATGACAAAGCAGCTGAGAGTAATACCGTCACTACTGGTAAAGCTATTACTACTACCAATACTTCCATCACTGGAAGAGAAAACTCTGGAGATACAAAATTTGAAGACAAACAAGGTACTAAGGGTGCAGACACAGAACAGTCAAATAAACCTATGGAAGATAAGAACCCCAATGAAAATACGAATGAGTCAAGTAAAAATAACAGCAGCAATTATGACGCGGAGAACGCAGCAAATGATAACAAAAATGAATCTTGTAATGATGAAGcagaaaggaaaaagaaagatgGGCCATCAGATGAACAGCTTAATCAAAATGTTAAAAGGGATGTTACGAAGATTAGAATAGGAGacagtagtagtagtggtACTGCTGAAAATAACAAATCAATACTAATAGAAATATCAAAAAGTATATGCTcaataattaatttacaGCAACTTGTACCAGTCAGTGCTAGGTTAAGTAATCCTAATCTAATATATGATCCTAATTATGAAactatatattcaaaatggaaaacatttttacGAAAAGAACAATCAAGTGGTAATTTAATTAGCATGACTTTTTCAAGAGATTTTTTACACACTGTTCTCTTGTGTAACTACGTTGCTATAATtgaagatttaaaaaaaacagcagttaagaaaaaaataaaatatttcttccTTCATTTATGCTTGGAAGCGGGCTTACCGATTAACGTAGCGCAGATGCTGTTCGTTAATGCAACGAAGCAGAGTAACAAACTGCAG TCCTTGTTGCCATCGGAAACGGGGTTGGGATATTTGCACAGAGACACAGGAGGAGCTAAGGAAGAAAACATGGGTATCATTACATTTGAATGTATAACTAATGATAGGGAACCTgatcatttaataaaattaataacactaaaaaatattttctcaaGACAGTTACCAAAGATGCCTAGAGAGTATATTGTGAGGCTTGTATTTGATAGAAACCACTATACATTTTGTTTACTTAAAAAGAATACGGTAATTGGAGGTGTTTGCTTCAGACCTTATTTTGAACAGAAATTTGCAGAAATAGCATTTTTAGCTGTTACATCAACGGAACAAGTGAAGGGATATGGTACTAGGTTAATGAACCATCTGAAGGAGCATGTTAAGAAGTTTGGCATCGAATATTTCCTGACGTATGCAG ACAACTTTGCCATAGGCTACTTTAGGAAGCAGGGGTTTTCTCAGAAGATTTCAATGCCAAAAGAAAGATGGTTTGGGTACATAAAAGACTACGATGGAGGAACATTAATGGAGTGTTACATCTTtccaaatataaattatttaaaacttTCCGAAATgttatatgaacaaaaaaagacAGTAAGGAAAgcaattcattttataaaaccacaagttatttttaaaggattaaattatttcttagAAAATAAAGGAGCAAATTTACATCCTAGTAGTATTCCCGGATTGATAGAAATAGGATGGAAGAAGGAAAATAAGGaagttacaaaaaaaattcataataaaGATATACAATTAAAAGATCAAATATTAGATGTTCTagattttttggaaaaacaACAATCTGCATGGCCCTTCTTAAAACCTGTTAGTCTTTCGGAAGCTCCCGATTACTATGACATTATAAAGGAACCCACGGATATTCTTACCATGAGGAGAAAGGCAAGACAT GGTGAGTACAAAACGAAGGAAGATTTTGGAATTGAGCTAAAAAGGATGTTTGACAACTGCCGCCTGTACAATGCCCCAACGACCATATACTTCAAATATGCAAATGAATTACAAGCTCTCATATGGCCAAAATATGAGTGCATAAGTGAAAGTGCAAAGTAG